TTTGCGGGGGCTGTGCCCCATGGCAGAGCACGGCTCTGCTCCCGGCCACGGCGCCTGATGCTGCCCTGGGCCTGGCGAGGCCACTCAGCATCGCCCTGGTGCAGCCCTGGTGCCCCATTCCCACTGCCGCTCCTCAGAGGCAGCTTTTCGGGGGCACGAGGGTCTTCAGGGGCTCCCTGGCTGTGCATCCCAGGGTCACTTTCCAGCCCTGTGGGTCTGGTGCCGTGGGTGAGTACCCAGCACCCGGTGGCACGTGGCTTGATGGGGCACAGCCTGACCCTTGTGCCGTGCAGCACACTGGAGCAACTGCCTGGTGCTCTCGCAGCATGCATTTGCAACCCTACAATAACAGATGCATGCCAACAAGCCTGTGAATCGTAGCTAATGAGTCCTAAAAACTCCCAGGACCTTTTCCCAGTGCTTCAGGGAGACCTCAGCCTGGTGCAGTGGCGGGGGGGACCTGGCTCTGGGCATGACGCCTGTGGGGACCAGGGAGTACGGTGTGGGATCCGGCTGCGCGTTGTGCCTGGGGGTGCAGGTTGCTCCGTGGGGGCACTGCcatccccggggctgccccatAGCACTGACCCCCTCTGGTCTGTGTCcttgcagagaaggaggagatCGACCACCCCAACAACAGCTTCAGCCCCTGCAGCATCCATGACCGCAAgtgcctgcagaagcagcaggcgAAGCGGGTCAACCACGGCACCAAGATGCGCAACAGCGGGAGCCCGTACCACCGCGAGGAGACGCGGCCCATAGTGAGCACTGCTTGGCACCGTGGCGGGCGGCTGGCACCGGGacggtgctgggctggggagggcaggacgggtgctgagcatccctgaGCTGTGCTCCAGAGCCAGCGGAGCCTGGGGAAGGAGCGGGGTTTGAAGCTGGTGCTTGTGGGGCAGCCCCAAGGGTTGGGGTCCCAGGGCGCTGGGGTAAGGGCATGCACCCGCCCGGCCGGCGGCTCAGCCCCACCTTCCCGCAGGCGCAGGGCTCGTGCCAGAGCGAGCTGCACCGGGCGCTGGAGAGGCTGGCCGCCTCGCAGACCCGCACGCACGAAGACCTGTACGTCATCCCCATCCCCAACTGCGACCGCAACGGCAACTTCCACCCCAAGCAGGTAGGACAGGCTCTTGCCCACCACTGAGGGTGGGGGGGGCCACTCGTGTGGAGGAATTTTGCACAGCTGGGAGGGGGGACAGACGGATGGACAGGCCAGTGCCGGGGCACAGTCGGGCACCCGCAGCTCCTGGCTTCAGTGGTATTCACCCTTTGGGTGTTGTGGGGCCCTTTGCAGTAGCCCCGGGGTGCCCCGGGGGTGACAGAGCCCCCACGAGAGCTCCCAGTGGCCCCAGCCAGGCAGCCCGCGGGGATGGGGCCGTGGGGGCCAGGCTGGGCGTCCCTCACCCAACCCGTCCCCTCAGTGTCACCCGGCGCTGGACGGGCAGCGCGGCAAGTGCTGGTGCGTGGACCGCAAGACGGGGGTGAAGCTGCCGGGCTTCCTGGAGCTGAAGGGGGACTTGGACTGTCACCAGCTGGCGGACAGCATGTGAGCGCGACCGCGGcagccccgcgccgcgccgtgGCCAGGACACCCACCGGGGCTGCgtaggagaggaagagaggggaCGTGAGCGCCGAGCAGCTCTCCCGGTGCTGGGGGACCCCGGCACGCGCCCCGGAtcactgctgtgctctgtgcctAGGGCTGCCCACGGCACGGGGCACGGCAGCGTGACCTGCGCCATGACCACTAGCTGCCACTGCCGAGGGGTCCCTGGCACGTGCCAGAGGCACCTTCACCCTGCACGGACACTTGCTTGGACAAATGCTGCCCTGGGACTGGTGTCAGGATGCCTGGGTGGAGCAGGTGGAGAGCACCCACGATGCTGCCGCCCCTCAGTGCTGCTCCCACAGCTGCCGCTGCCTGCCCCGTGGTGCCCCGCCGGCTTTTGCCCCGGCCCCTCCGTGCTGCGGCATGGCCAGGGTACCCGGAGCCCGGCGGCTGCGGCAGAGGCTTGGCTGCTGCCCCggcccagcctggccctgcaggCGGCCACGGACATGCTGGTGCCTCGTGGGGTGCCGTGGCGGCACCCCTGCCCGCCGTGCCTTGCCATCCACGCCAGACCTCTGTGTGCGGCAGCAGAAGTGCCtcaccctgccctccccagcagcgGGAGGCTGCCCAGGCAAGGACCGGGGGGGGCCCAAAGCATGTGCGTGCAATGAGCATCGCAGCCACACAGAGCAATAAGagaccttcctcctcctcactgcagccccacagcccaggaacctcctgccccacggcccagccccatcccactCCCTGTGCAGGGACAAAGCTGGTGGCCGCAGTGTTTTCCTCCCATCCatcctgcctccccctgccccagccccagggcgaGGGGGGTCGGGCACCCCCAGGCGTGCAGGGGTGCCTCCCCGCAGGTTCTGGGTCCGAGGGGGGGGTCGAGGGATGAGGGATGCCCAGGAAGAAACGCCTCCCAGCAGGaagagctgcttcttttttttttctttttcctccccttcctcaaagatttttaatatttaaaaaatgttgttgGTGGGATCTTAAAACCGACTGTGTGGCCCCTGAGGCTGAAGTTCTCCCCCTCTGCGGACTGGGGCACCACAGGCAATgatttctgtcttctcttccaACTTGGCCAACGTGACAAAACCGGGATGAATTTCTGGAACGTCTCAGTAACGGGATCTGCAGATTTCACCAGCACAAAGTTCTCAGCTGAGAAATTGTCACTATTTTtgtagctatttttttcttattatttttttaagctgggCTGGAAATTTTTCACCTAAATGTCTTTTAGGTGAGAAGTGGCCGCGCTGGCTGCCATGGCAAGTGTGCCAAAGACGGAGGGGATTTTGCCTGTCCCCACCGACCCACCCCCTGGCTCCATGGCCACAGTGAGAGGTTTTGGTTTTCCGTGTGGATTTGCCCCATCCACGCCCGTGGGTGCCAAGGCCCCCGATGGGAACGAAATGTTTCAGTTTTAGTGAAACACCCTTTTTCCCTCCCGGTCCCCAGCGGCTGCACGGCACGGCGTGGCACGGCACGGCAGCTCCCCGGCACCAGCGGGGATGTTCCCGCGTGTCTCGGTGGGGACGGGGATTGGCAAGTGCTGCCATCCCGCTGGCCAGGGCTGGGCGGACGGCGAGGACAGGGCGAGCCAGGATGGGGGCTGGCACTGGGCTCAGCACTGCAGCGCGTCAGCACGGCTTCGCCTGGCTTCCCATCCGCGTGACAGTGTCCCTGTGTCATGTCCCGCGTCCCCAGGTGCACGTGTCCCAGCGTGGCCCCAGCACCTTCCACCGCCCGTCCCGTGGGGCTgcgctcctgcccctgccctgctgcagacCTATTCCTTGTAGGGTCCCACGGAGCTGTCGGGTCACCGGCTGCATCCCTGCTCGGTGCCTCGCCGGGCTCCTGCCGAAATCCCCCGCCTGCCCCAGCGCCCTCCCGGCCGGCTGCGCGTGGCCTCGCTCAGGGGAGGCTGCACACACCCAATCTGGGTCAATTTGCCAGGATGGTGGTCGGCGAGGGCGGGGGTCCCCGCCCCTGCCGGAGCCCCCGGCCCCCTGGTGCCACCGCACAAAGGATGGGTTTCCCAGGATGAGGCTGGTCCCGGCGCTGGTCCCGTGTGGCCGCGGTTGGGTGCGGGGTGCGGTGGCAGCCCCAGCCCGCCGGGCTCGGCCGTCCGGACCCTCCCCGCACGCAGCCAGGGCAGCGCCCGCAGCTCCAGCTGAGCGTCTCCTGTTTTTGGGGTGGCCTGCGAGCGGCCGGGCAGGGGCCGGGGATGCCGGCGCTCGCCAGGACGCATTCTGTGTCAGGCTCAGAGGGCTCCAGTGGTTTATATCGTCTCTCCTGTAGTTTAAGGCTCTATTTACACACGATCATATACCAGCGTAAGGCTCCCCAACCCCAGCGGCGTTTTTCCACGCCGATGTGATTTCTGTCAGTTCCTCCTGGGCCAAGCCCGTCCCTTCAGACTCCTGTGTAGCGCTGACCCTCTTTTACAGTAAACTTGAACCTCTGTAtcatccaaaagaaaaaaataaggtaattactgtatttaattttcctgttatttAATGTGTTTCTATCGAGTGTATTTTATCTCTGcattgctttaaagaaaaggagatggGGGAAGCAAAGCAGAGGAGGAGCGAGGGGTCTGCGGGGATCCCACCCGGCTGGATGCTGCGTTCCTGCGGTGCCAGTGTGCGCTGTATGGAAACACTCCCCTTCCAAAGAGGTCAAATTAAACCAGAGACTGCCTGCGACCATGGCACCCTCCTGCTGCAGTGTCGAGCCCTGGCAGAGGGTGGAGGCGCAGCACTCGCAGCCCCAACCCCAGGGAGGTTTGGTGGCGCGGCTCTGCCTCAGCCTGCCCCGGCTCCAGAGCCCCCCACATCCCTGGGGACCACCGGTGGGACCAGCCTCGGCTCCTCGGCCCTGGGAAGTGCCGGTTCTGGTGGTGAGAACAGAGGATGCTGGAGCCGGCTGGTGCTCCAGGACGAGGGATTTGAGGTGTGCACCCGCGAAAGCCTGGCTGGGGTGTTTGCTGTAGCTACGGCGGCTGAGCGGCTGCGGGTGGCTCCGACTCCAAGCCaccagcaaaaatatttgatgGTTTGTTTCagcccgccgccggggccgggtgctgggcagagcagcGCGGCTGTGCTGGCTGCCGGTGGGGCGAGTAGGGTGGGATCCTTGGTGGCAGCGAGGGAGCCCAGGAGCACCCGTGTGTCCCTGCTCCCtcacagcccctctgctcccctctccGAGATGCCCTGGGTGCAGCTGGGCACAGGCTGGGCCCTGGGCTGCTCCTCACACCCACCGGGCAGGGACCCCCTTTGGCCACCTCCAAAGgcacctgcctgccctctgccagGGGCCGTGGGTACGGCCGGCTGCGGAGCAGCATAAGGgaggctggggcggggggagctggggagggcagggggctggactgTGGTGGTTTGggagtggaaaaaaatgcctgagTGGAGAGCGTCTGGTTTGTAGATCCTGGGACTGGGCTGCGGGAGCGGGGCCAGCGCCTGCCTGCGCTCGGCAGCATCCGCAGCCTGCAGGGCTCGGGGGCCGGCGCTGGGCATCCCACCGGCATGGGGACAGGCTCAGCTGTCCCTGCCTGGGCGCCTGGTCCCCCCCAGGCTGGGGGACACCACGCTGGGTTTGGGACTCAGCAGCCCTGAAAACCCAGGCACCCACAAAGCCTCAGGAATAGCTACGCTGAGGAGGGATGGGGCGGGAAGCAAATGATTTTGTGCCTCTTTATAagccccagctcagcctccGCTTGGTGCCGCCACGAGGGCAGCGAGGATGGTCACCACCGGCCCTGCACAGTggcacagagcagtggcacagtgcAGCGAcacagagcagcggcacagagcagcagccaggccCGGAGATGGCACCAAGCTGGGATGAGACACTGGACGGGCTTCAAAGTTCAGGGGAGGACAGGGACAGGCACTGGTATGTGCCAGGGCGACGTGCTCGTGGCCAGGCAGCACCACTGGCCTCGCAGAGCCGCAGCCCGCGGCACGTGTGCCAGTGCTGGTATGCACCGAGCATCACCAGCTCCGCTCTGTGTTTTGGGAGGGTGTCAGGGGACCGGCAGCTGGGAGATGCCCAGGCGTGGGAATGCCCGGCGCTCTCGGCCATGGCTTGGCGTTCTCACGGTGTTTGCAGCTAACGTGCTTGCCggggcagctgggaggcagcgtCGCCTGCAGTCACGTCGCAGGAGGACCCTGGGTCTCCGGCGTCACGGCTCCCCGGTGCTGGAGGTGTCGTCCAGGGCCGGTGCCAGCCCGATGCTCCGGTTACTGGAGCTGCGCGGCTGGTGGTGCTCGGGGTTGTGCAAACACCCCGGAGGAGCTGGGCCCGAAGGCAGCCATCTGCAGCCAATGTAGACAAGCGCAGTAATTTGCTGGCGCAGCAGACCGGCAGCCGGACCAGGGAAGACGCCAGCTCTCCTGGAGTttggcccagcaccctggccCCGCATCGAtggctgcccagggctggggctacCTGGGCTCTCCTTCAGGGCCCCCCTCCTGCTTGCCCCCAGCCCTGGTGGGTGCGGGTCATTTGCCCCTTCCCGTGATGCTTGCAGACCGGGGGCACCCGcctccccccagctcccccgTGTGCCGCTGCTCCTCGGTGACAGGAGGAAACCGAACCCTCCCGAGCCCTCCGTGTGTCTGGAAGTGCTGCTGGGCACCGCTGTGTCGGGATGGGGGTGGCAGGCGGCGATGCTGACCCCCGGCCGGGTCCCAGGTGCGCCAGTCCATATCTCATTGGGGAGCAAAGCTCTGCACACTCTCCACCTGCAACAGCCGCTGGCTCCCCGTCCCCTGTGCAGGGCGAGGACGTTTCTGTGCAGAAGCCCCTGTGGCCACCACGCTGCCGCCCGTCCCGCTGCCACCAGTGCTCTCTGTGGCACCCACACAAGTGCACGCGTGTCTGGGCGCCCACATGCTTGGCGGGTGGTCAGCGGTGTGATCCGTGCCCCCGTCAGCAGGGACAGCCTGGCCACACGCTGCAGCGGTGGTGGCTTTCGGGGTCCTACTGTGGTTGGGGACGTGGGGCATCACCCGTTGGCGGCAGAGCCTGCTGGGAACAAATCTGCGAGCCCGGCCAGGGGCTGGGTTTGTTACAAAATGGCTGGAACCGGACCCAGGAACCAAAACCAAGAGCTGCGCTTCCAGGAAGCCTGGGACAAACTTTGGAAGCCACGAGGAGCTCAGagaattgtttgttttttcctgaatccAGGTGGTTTTGGCTGAACTGTCCCCGCGGTGTCTGGGCCCGCGCTCCAGCTACGGCTGCACTGGGAAAGGGTTTTCAATGAACTAAAAATTCCACGTGCAGAAGATGGCGCTTGGCGATGGGCTCGTGGCCAAATTGGTCCCAAAGTGGGGAAAAGCAGCCGTTGCCCCATTTCCCGGAAGATGAACCCCCCTGGTTGTGGCTGCAGTTCTGTAAAAGGGAGCTGGATTTGACGATGCAGGGGAGCAGTGTGCAGGGGTCCAGGCTCGGGGGCGGCAACACGATCCCCCCAAAAGCACCGTTTGGAGCCAAAGCCTTTGAACGTTCGTATTCCCTTTGCGCTTATCGCTGCGGTCCTGAACAGCGTCGCCATAAACACGGCGGAGAAAAGCAGCGCTGCTTGTGGGCTGCACAGGGCCGGGGCCCTGCAGCCGGCGCGGCGCTAATTAACTGTTGGTTAATGAAACCAGCTCTGCGTGCACCGGTGGCTCTGCCCTTGTGTACAGCTCCTAGCAGACAGGCAAGGTGCaggcaggtgcaggcagggcgtaggcagggcgcaggcagggcgcCGTCAGAGCGCCGTCAGCGCGCAGGCAGGGCGCCAtcagggcacaggcagagcgcaggcagggcgcaggcagggcgcgggcagggcgcggacagggcgcaggcagggcgcgggcagggcgcaggcagggcacaggcagagcgCGGGCAGGGCGCAGGCAGAGCGTGggcagggcgcaggcagggcgcAGGCAGAGCGCGggcagggcgcaggcagggcgcaggcagggcgcGGGCAGGGCGCAGGCAGAGCGCGggcagggcgcaggcagggcgcgggcagggcacaggcagggcgcgggcagggcgcgggcagggcgcaggcagggcgcgggcagggcacaggcagggcgcgggcagggcacaggcagggcgtgggcagggcgcaggcagggcgcaggcagggcgcaggcagggcgcgggcagggcgcgggcagggcgcaggcagggcgcgggcagggcgcgggcagggcgcgggcagggcgcaggcagggcgcgggcagggcgcgggcagggcgcaggcagggcgcaggcagggcgtgggcagggcgcgggcagggcgcaggcagggcgcgggcagggcgcgggcagggcgcaggcagggcgcgggcagggcgcgggcagggcgcgggcagggcgcaggcagggcgcgggcagggcgcgggcagggcgcaggcagggcgcaggcagggcgtgggcagggcgcgggcagggtgcgggcagggcgcaggcagggcgcaggcagggcgcgggcagggcgcgggcagggcgcgggcagggtgcaggcagggcgcaggcagggcgcgggcagggcgcaggcagggtgcaggcagggtgcaggcagggtgcaggcagggtgcaggcagggtgtaggcagggcgcgggcagggtgcaggcagggctgcacgGTGTCGTGCTGGGGCCCCTTGCCGGCTGCAGCGCGCACTGCAGCGGGTCGCATCCTGCACAGCCCGCGGGTGCTGGGGGTCCCCGCGGGGCTGGGGACACGCAAGCCCGGGGCGTGGGGGCTGAGCCGCGTCCCCCGGAGCTGCCCGTGACCTTGGGGCGCCGCGTTCCCCTGGGTCTGGAAGTTGAGGCTTTGCAGTACGATGGGGATGCGGAGCGTGCAGGGCCTGGGGGTCCACGGCGTGACCTGGGGGGGCCccaggctgggtgctggggtttGCCTGAGCAGAGCTAGGGGCAGACAGgctgtgggggggggggaagccgTTGGTTTCTCAACCTGGAGCCGggtgctccccccaccccccggtaACTCCAATATCTGTTTTTATCGTGGCCGAAGAGCCGTGGCAGCTGGATGCCGGTTCACAGCCCGCCTGGAGGAGAGTGACTTTTTTGTTATGTGCAACGCGTGCATACGCTTGGCAGTTTGGGAGAGCAGAGCAACGTATCTCAGCTGCTGACATCTCTGCAGTGTTTGTGGTGAGATAAATGATCCGCTGCTTTATTGAAAATACCCCTTAGCCGGGTTTGTTAGCCCAGGgtccaaaattaaaacaatgtaGACGCACCAGGTAAGCGAGTGCTAAGGGAGGCGGCTGTATGGTGGTCTCGGAGCCGCTCTACTCCACGCTGAGATTACAGCAAGAGCTGGCtcttcagctggtgtaaatcacGGCAGCACCGATTTCCACGAGGCTGCGCCAATTTACGTCATCTGAGGATCTGGGCCGGATTCATGCAAGTCATTTCCAAAAACCCGACGTTTTACTGTCATGAAAATGTCAACATTTATTTCTCAGCTTGCCGCGATGCCTGGAGGTTGAGCTAGCCTGTAACCCCGCTTTGCAAAAGAGAGCAAGAGAATTTACCAGCACCAGGCATAAATACGCTGCCTTTTGATGCTCCTTGAGGGAAGCAGGATTTTTCAGCAGGGCCTAGTGCTTTTATATGCTTTGATTTGCAAAACTGGCTCCTGGTCTATTGTCAGGGAGGGGAATcccccctgcctgcaccagaCCTCCCCTCCCATGGCATTGGGGGGGGTTAGGGCCGAGTCCCTGAAGGTGGGAGCTCAGCTCCACCGAACGCGCCTCAGCTCGGACCCCCGCAGTGCAGGCATCGCCCGCAGCCGACAGACATCTCAGCCAGAGTATTTTGGTCCTCCGGAGAAAAGCGAATGGCGATGCCGGGTGAGGGAGGCAGCGGTTCCCTGCGGCGAGCACAGCTCCCGTCCTGCCGCTCCGCTCCCAGCTCGGCACAGCTCCCCGCGAGCGGCCATCCGTGCGATGCCCCGTGTAGGGTCTCGGAGGAACATCTCATCCCACCAGAGCATATGAGACTCTTGACATGACTGTACGtaccaaaccaaaaatataaatatgagCTGTTGCCAAAATGCAGCCCAGAAGCCAGAAAAGGTGAGCAGTAGAAGCTCGGCGTTGTGtgggcagctgccagccctgagCTGTCTGGGGTTTCTGTCCTCTACGGGGCCAGCAGGAGCTTGCACAGGAGGTCGATGACAAGTGATGGTGGCTGCACAGTGTCGTACTCTGCGAACAGGTGACAGACGTTCTCCGAATCTGTCTGCCTTTTGGCCACAAACCCGAAGATCCtttgaaaaaggagagagagccTTATGTAGTTTGCATCCAGGAATCCAAAGGAATACGCTTAAACTAGCCCCGGCCACATAGCAAAATCCCAGTTCCAGCAATTCCACTTTGGCCCGCTCCCCAATCACGTTTACTTGGAAGCAAAACAGCCGGGAGAAGTGTTTCTGGCAAGGCTTCCCCAGCTGTGAAAAGTTTCTTGAACGCAAGGTAGAGCCAGACATAAACTCACTTCCTGAGCCCAGAGCAAGCGAGTCACTGGGAAGGACGAAGGATTTGGATGGGGGCTTTCTACATGAGGGGGTGTGGAGAACTGGGCGTAGCCAAGCCTCTCATCAAAACCTACAGAGCAAAACTCCCCACGAAGCTTCACCCATCTGTCCCACATCTCACTCTGCCACCACGTTAACTTGTATTGCGTCCCCTCCTCATTTTTTGAGCTTTGATTCTTTGCGGCTCTGCAGAGCTTTGCAATGCACCCGCTGGAGGGGCGAGGCTGGGCCAAAGCAGCGCCTCCCCCCAGGTATCCACCGGCATGCTTCGGCCGCGGGAGGTCCCTGCGCAGCTCTTACCTTGAGGACTTGCAGTACTTCTGCCACCTGGGGGAAGAACAGAATTGGATTTGCTCAAAAGAGTGATATTTAACTCATTCCATCAGCTGCAAAGTCAAGGTTTACATTTAGCTAAACCCAGCACGTTAAGCCCGGCAGGGGCTGCACAGCCGGCGGTTGGGGTTTGGGATTTTAAGCAGTGCAGAGATGGGAGCAGCGGAGCCGCGCCGGGAGCCGTGGGGAAGCAAGAACCGCGCGGCGG
The DNA window shown above is from Phalacrocorax aristotelis chromosome 23, bGulAri2.1, whole genome shotgun sequence and carries:
- the IGFBP4 gene encoding insulin-like growth factor-binding protein 4, producing MRGATGCGAAGRGATGRALPPLLLLLLAAAAGPGGGEEAIQCPPCSEERLARCKAPQGCAELVREPGCGCCATCALGRGTACGVYTARCGAGLRCYPPRGVPRPLHTLMHGQGVCTDLADVEAIQESLQPPEKEEIDHPNNSFSPCSIHDRKCLQKQQAKRVNHGTKMRNSGSPYHREETRPIAQGSCQSELHRALERLAASQTRTHEDLYVIPIPNCDRNGNFHPKQCHPALDGQRGKCWCVDRKTGVKLPGFLELKGDLDCHQLADSM